Proteins from a genomic interval of Archangium lipolyticum:
- a CDS encoding immunity 52 family protein yields the protein MSEAYSAGAYWGSRPELAEDCARRAATFFRLMAECHPSYAHWFEQNNSTRKALQLGFEPTHETFLRFFGKKKYQAGPDGFSFGAWTGHVGQEQGGMVLLNCGGDAEVAPNRVRLFFPSEPLGSERMIRAPVLAGVMRAMALAWEPEWALATADGLWDQLSGGSRIGCFLGWMTYFSHARGQVPALPAPVRVEPVEDKGTLVILTPERLTPSNPEHVALARRVQELLAETGLFRPVVQPPTVPQV from the coding sequence ATGAGTGAGGCCTATTCAGCAGGAGCATACTGGGGGAGCCGGCCGGAATTGGCCGAGGACTGTGCACGACGCGCGGCGACGTTCTTCCGGCTGATGGCTGAGTGCCATCCGAGCTATGCGCACTGGTTCGAGCAGAACAACTCCACCCGGAAGGCGCTTCAACTCGGATTCGAGCCCACGCATGAGACCTTCCTGCGCTTCTTCGGGAAGAAGAAGTATCAGGCCGGCCCGGACGGTTTTTCATTTGGCGCGTGGACGGGACACGTGGGGCAGGAGCAGGGGGGGATGGTTCTGCTCAATTGTGGAGGGGACGCCGAGGTTGCTCCGAATCGTGTTCGGCTTTTCTTCCCTTCGGAGCCTTTGGGGAGTGAGCGCATGATCCGTGCTCCCGTGCTGGCCGGCGTCATGCGTGCCATGGCGCTGGCCTGGGAGCCGGAGTGGGCCCTGGCGACGGCGGATGGACTGTGGGACCAGCTCTCTGGCGGCAGTCGGATTGGCTGCTTTCTGGGGTGGATGACGTACTTCTCGCATGCGCGTGGGCAGGTGCCAGCCTTGCCCGCGCCCGTGCGGGTGGAGCCGGTAGAAGACAAGGGCACGCTCGTCATCCTCACCCCTGAGCGACTCACTCCCAGCAACCCCGAGCACGTGGCACTGGCACGACGCGTCCAGGAACTGCTGGCGGAAACGGGACTGTTCCGTCCGGTTGTCCAGCCGCCGACCGTGCCGCAGGTGTGA
- a CDS encoding DJ-1/PfpI family protein — protein sequence MLAQIILFDGFDLLDAMAPYEVLSAGGQVAGGALQVELASFEGAREVRSGINGLKIPATTALDPRRADFMIVPGAAGAVSGDGPDSIHALLTRAVHSGLPDVLHQAMAKPGLTMGTVCGGSVLLGMAGLLKGRHATTNHMGLDALTAMGAHAVTSRLVDDGNLVTAAGVTSGLDLGVYLIERHFGPRIAHAVETLFQFERRGTVWRAQGLEPRPW from the coding sequence ATGCTGGCCCAGATCATTCTCTTCGATGGCTTTGATTTGCTGGACGCGATGGCCCCCTATGAAGTGCTGAGTGCGGGCGGTCAGGTGGCGGGAGGCGCACTGCAGGTGGAGCTCGCCTCGTTCGAGGGCGCGCGGGAGGTGAGGAGCGGAATCAACGGGCTGAAGATACCGGCCACCACCGCGCTCGATCCGCGCCGGGCGGACTTCATGATCGTCCCGGGAGCCGCCGGTGCGGTGAGCGGTGACGGTCCGGACAGCATTCACGCCCTGCTGACCCGCGCGGTCCACTCGGGCCTGCCCGACGTGCTTCACCAGGCGATGGCGAAGCCGGGTCTGACGATGGGGACGGTGTGTGGGGGCTCCGTTCTGCTCGGCATGGCGGGGCTCTTGAAGGGGCGCCATGCGACCACCAACCACATGGGCCTGGACGCACTGACGGCGATGGGCGCCCACGCGGTCACTTCCCGGCTCGTGGATGACGGGAATCTCGTGACGGCGGCCGGAGTGACGTCGGGGCTCGATCTCGGCGTGTACCTCATCGAGCGGCACTTCGGGCCGCGCATTGCCCACGCGGTCGAGACCCTGTTCCAGTTCGAGCGTCGCGGCACGGTGTGGCGCGCACAGGGCCTCGAGCCCCGTCCCTGGTGA
- a CDS encoding DUF2306 domain-containing protein, whose protein sequence is MPHTKIARTGRYVIFYLAFLGIFSALSPYVLPAAFYDQVMVVLYGSQIATEMIPKQFEWPIQNMLHRLGGTLYMVMGVLQFNKTFRARRPRVHRWVGRAFILLSFSAAISGGTMAYTHGMAGTVELVPSIVFGALMILFTIRAYLSARRREFAQHREWMIRSFSIGLGVATIRIFYAVGIVATSLTPTQLIGVTFWSGWLVTMAAGEWWIHQTRPARQPDVEAQPVSPQGA, encoded by the coding sequence ATGCCGCACACGAAAATCGCCAGGACGGGCCGCTACGTCATCTTCTATCTCGCCTTCCTGGGCATCTTCAGCGCGCTCTCTCCGTATGTCCTCCCCGCGGCGTTCTACGATCAGGTCATGGTGGTGCTCTACGGGAGCCAGATCGCCACCGAGATGATCCCCAAGCAGTTCGAGTGGCCCATCCAGAACATGCTCCACCGGTTGGGCGGCACCCTCTACATGGTGATGGGGGTGCTGCAGTTCAACAAGACCTTCCGGGCCCGCCGACCGCGGGTGCACCGCTGGGTGGGCCGGGCCTTCATCCTCTTGAGCTTCAGCGCCGCCATCTCGGGGGGGACCATGGCGTATACGCACGGCATGGCCGGAACCGTCGAGCTGGTGCCGAGCATCGTCTTCGGCGCCCTGATGATCCTCTTCACGATCAGGGCCTATCTCTCGGCGCGCAGGCGTGAGTTCGCCCAGCACCGCGAGTGGATGATCCGCAGCTTCTCCATCGGCCTGGGCGTCGCGACGATTCGCATCTTCTACGCGGTGGGCATCGTGGCCACGTCGCTGACGCCGACCCAGCTCATCGGGGTGACCTTCTGGTCGGGTTGGCTCGTGACGATGGCCGCCGGGGAGTGGTGGATCCACCAGACGCGCCCGGCGCGGCAACCCGACGTGGAGGCACAGCCCGTCTCTCCGCAGGGCGCATGA
- a CDS encoding VOC family protein: MIDHLSFYATDYPTSKAFYAAVLEPLGYSLGPDLTATWDPEFPGRRMCAFGPPGKSILWIIEVKTPASPRHVAFTARDRAAVDAFHRAALKAGAKDNGAPGERPHYHAHYYGAFVLDPDGNNIEAVHHGPSGAVASPS, encoded by the coding sequence ATGATCGACCACCTGAGCTTCTACGCAACGGACTACCCCACTTCGAAGGCGTTCTACGCGGCCGTGCTCGAGCCCCTGGGCTACAGCCTCGGGCCGGATCTGACCGCGACGTGGGATCCGGAGTTCCCCGGCCGGCGGATGTGCGCGTTCGGCCCTCCCGGCAAGAGCATCCTCTGGATCATCGAGGTGAAGACGCCCGCCTCACCCCGCCACGTGGCCTTCACCGCCAGGGACCGGGCGGCGGTGGACGCGTTCCACCGGGCGGCGCTGAAGGCCGGGGCGAAGGACAACGGCGCGCCTGGAGAGCGGCCGCACTACCATGCTCACTACTACGGCGCGTTCGTGTTGGACCCGGACGGCAACAACATCGAGGCGGTGCACCACGGCCCCTCGGGAGCAGTGGCTTCGCCCTCCTGA
- a CDS encoding DJ-1/PfpI family protein — MLLYPDFTLLDLSGPQAVLGLHGKTHLLWKTLDTVTSDSGPGIQPTATFGDCPDDLDILFVPGGMGTARAMEDPEILRFLANRAARARYVTSVCSGSLLLGAAGLLRGYKAATHWALYDVLPMFGAEAVQERVVVDRNRISGGGVTAGIDFGLVLLARLRGEDAAKTTQLMLEYDPQPPFDSGTPRTAEPRIVKLVMDLLEKDNQQVLRSAREALRATRN, encoded by the coding sequence ATGCTGCTCTACCCAGACTTCACGCTCCTGGACCTGTCCGGTCCTCAAGCCGTGCTGGGCCTGCATGGGAAGACCCACCTCCTCTGGAAGACGCTCGATACGGTCACCTCCGATTCGGGGCCCGGCATCCAGCCGACAGCGACCTTCGGTGACTGCCCGGACGACCTGGACATCCTGTTCGTACCGGGCGGGATGGGCACTGCTCGTGCCATGGAGGATCCGGAGATTCTCCGGTTCCTCGCGAACCGGGCGGCGCGGGCCCGATACGTGACGTCCGTGTGCTCGGGGTCGCTCCTCCTGGGGGCGGCGGGCCTCCTCCGAGGGTACAAGGCCGCGACGCACTGGGCCCTCTACGATGTCCTTCCGATGTTTGGAGCGGAAGCGGTCCAGGAGCGGGTCGTGGTCGACCGTAACCGGATCTCGGGCGGAGGGGTGACGGCGGGCATCGATTTCGGGCTGGTGCTCCTGGCCCGGTTGCGCGGGGAGGATGCCGCGAAGACCACGCAGCTCATGCTGGAGTACGACCCGCAGCCTCCCTTCGATTCGGGCACTCCCAGGACCGCCGAGCCCCGGATCGTGAAGCTCGTCATGGACCTCCTGGAGAAGGACAACCAGCAGGTGCTGCGAAGTGCCAGGGAAGCACTCCGCGCAACGCGCAACTGA
- a CDS encoding LbetaH domain-containing protein, which translates to MRLLLTNYVPGLREEFPLLPLEDAPWNLVAKLPLVLPRFLQLLDSKDYEDRAGVYIHRSARVEDGAILKAPALIREGCFIAAHAYLRGGVILGPHVTVGPGCELKTSIVSSQSVLAHFNFVGDSIIGRSVNLEAGSVIANHWNERTDKTIRVRINGQQISTGCTKFGALLGDGVRIGANAVLSPGTILAPGAVVGRLQLVEQDGAEPRG; encoded by the coding sequence ATGCGCCTCCTCCTGACGAACTACGTCCCCGGCCTGCGAGAAGAGTTCCCGCTCCTTCCGTTGGAAGACGCGCCCTGGAATCTCGTGGCGAAGCTACCCCTGGTGCTTCCGCGGTTCCTCCAGCTGCTGGACTCGAAGGATTACGAGGACCGGGCGGGCGTCTACATCCACCGCTCCGCCCGGGTGGAGGATGGAGCCATTCTCAAGGCTCCGGCACTGATCCGCGAAGGCTGCTTCATCGCCGCCCATGCCTACCTGCGTGGAGGCGTCATCCTGGGCCCCCATGTCACGGTAGGCCCGGGGTGTGAGCTCAAGACCAGCATCGTCTCGAGCCAATCGGTGCTCGCCCACTTCAACTTCGTCGGCGACAGCATCATCGGCCGGAGTGTCAACCTGGAAGCCGGCTCCGTGATCGCCAATCACTGGAACGAGCGGACCGACAAGACCATCCGCGTCCGCATCAACGGACAGCAGATCAGCACGGGTTGCACCAAATTCGGTGCGTTGCTCGGGGATGGGGTGCGCATCGGCGCCAATGCCGTCCTGTCCCCCGGAACCATTCTCGCGCCCGGCGCGGTGGTGGGCCGGCTGCAACTCGTCGAGCAGGATGGGGCGGAGCCTCGAGGATAG
- a CDS encoding DUF1501 domain-containing protein, giving the protein MSMSRRQFLRGASSTLGFLGAAATLPQWISQAHASTLTGYAGYRAAVCVFLLGGNDSNNVLVPLTAGPYEQYRQARPSLAHTLDELRVINPIGKAAGSFGLHPALTKLQALFEQERAAFVCNVGPLVLPMRKTDYTSSAVARPDNLFSHSDQQDAWASAIANPTTAALPLALIGKVTGWGGRTADKIANLNPGEYPEVVSFGGRSLFAAGGTRQPMMVASSGSLSFRTTGNANFDALTKESLSKVLALDNGAALEEAYGTVFSTAKTFATSRTAAREAAWNALPQVTREKIDALFVPPTTGSSGWTLHTQLYQVLRDLVAGAMDTAGGGLGLKRQVFSVGFGSFDTHVGQDTTHNSLLTQLDFALDAFHQAMALLKAEAVFGSTPPQATLFTMSDFGRTLVENSDKGTDHGWGSHMLVLGDRVLGRRLYGTFPNLDMSNGAANNLDSIDSRGRWIPTLTVEQYAYTLAYWLGLSTTAERDYVFPNFAGYLAAATANGFPTLARTARIGFMMPDA; this is encoded by the coding sequence ATGTCCATGTCACGACGCCAGTTCCTCCGCGGCGCCTCCAGCACCCTGGGTTTCCTCGGAGCGGCCGCGACGCTTCCCCAGTGGATCAGCCAGGCGCACGCCTCCACCCTCACCGGTTACGCGGGCTACCGCGCGGCGGTGTGTGTCTTCCTCCTGGGTGGCAATGACAGCAACAACGTCCTGGTCCCCCTGACCGCGGGACCCTATGAGCAGTACCGTCAGGCCCGGCCCAGCCTGGCACACACCCTGGACGAGCTGCGGGTCATCAACCCCATCGGGAAGGCCGCCGGCTCGTTCGGCCTGCACCCCGCGCTCACGAAGCTCCAGGCGCTCTTCGAGCAGGAGCGGGCCGCCTTCGTGTGCAACGTGGGGCCGCTCGTCCTGCCGATGCGCAAGACCGACTACACGTCGAGCGCGGTGGCCCGGCCGGACAACCTGTTCTCGCACAGCGACCAGCAGGATGCCTGGGCGAGCGCCATCGCCAACCCCACCACCGCCGCGTTGCCGTTGGCGCTCATCGGCAAGGTCACCGGGTGGGGCGGCCGGACCGCGGACAAGATCGCCAACCTGAACCCGGGCGAGTACCCCGAGGTGGTCTCGTTCGGGGGCAGGTCGCTCTTCGCCGCGGGCGGGACGCGGCAGCCCATGATGGTGGCCTCGAGCGGTTCGCTGTCGTTCCGGACGACGGGCAACGCCAACTTCGACGCCCTCACGAAGGAGTCGCTCTCCAAGGTGTTGGCCCTCGACAACGGCGCCGCCCTCGAGGAGGCCTACGGCACGGTCTTCAGCACGGCGAAGACCTTCGCCACCTCGCGGACCGCCGCGCGCGAGGCCGCCTGGAATGCGCTCCCGCAGGTGACGCGCGAGAAGATCGACGCCCTGTTCGTGCCTCCCACCACCGGGAGCTCGGGCTGGACGCTGCACACCCAGCTCTATCAGGTCCTCCGGGACCTGGTGGCGGGAGCGATGGACACGGCGGGCGGCGGGCTCGGCCTCAAGCGTCAGGTGTTCTCGGTGGGCTTCGGCAGCTTCGATACCCACGTGGGCCAGGACACGACCCATAACTCCCTGCTCACGCAGCTCGACTTCGCGCTCGACGCCTTCCACCAGGCCATGGCCCTGCTCAAGGCGGAAGCGGTCTTCGGTTCGACTCCCCCGCAGGCCACGCTCTTCACGATGAGCGATTTCGGCCGGACGCTGGTGGAGAACTCCGACAAGGGGACGGATCACGGCTGGGGGAGCCACATGCTCGTGCTCGGGGACCGCGTCCTGGGGCGCCGGCTCTATGGCACCTTCCCCAACCTGGACATGTCGAACGGCGCGGCCAACAACCTCGACAGCATCGACAGCCGGGGGCGCTGGATTCCCACGCTGACGGTGGAGCAGTACGCCTACACCCTGGCGTACTGGCTGGGCCTGTCGACCACCGCGGAGCGTGACTACGTGTTCCCGAACTTCGCGGGCTATCTCGCCGCGGCGACCGCGAACGGCTTCCCCACGCTCGCGCGGACGGCCCGGATCGGTTTCATGATGCCGGACGCGTAG
- a CDS encoding DUF1800 domain-containing protein — MLQRTLIALAVCGATACTPVDGPPGEQSDVRPGQAKQAVEPLDTPSEENAIRFLEQATFGPRLANGVSPLPLDTVERVRSVGITQSITDQLNATRSTFDGTTTSKDLGSQFFTHAVTGKDQLRLRVAFALSQIFVVSQSGIPDFQSTPESEPKVAMAGYLNLLSTQAFGNFRQLLETVTLHPAMGNYLDMVNNRAFNTSGKPIEPNENYAREMLQLFTLGLFKLNEDGTEKVDATGAPIPAYTEAQVQAFARALSGWTYGNAAGCPTVGRNNTANFTLPMIGCDVNHDTTSKTLLRGAVTTAGGSATLHLKEALDNVFADPNLPPFICKQLIQHLVTSNPTPAYVQRVVNVFKNNGSGVRGDLRAVVRKILEDDEARGPQAPLGQYATYGHLRPPALYITSLVRWLNGTLDTAEGKDPGAKLNAWSRALGQYVPRPPSVFSYYPPNAPAPGASGLLGPEFAILDTATVAARANVVHELLFSTAPATAGVIVNLDTLPSDPNDLVLWLSRYWLHDTMSSELQLAIYGAITDTRASTVAQKKKLAVYLTSLSPEFQIQR; from the coding sequence ATGCTCCAACGCACCCTCATTGCCCTCGCCGTGTGCGGCGCGACCGCCTGCACACCGGTCGATGGCCCACCCGGCGAGCAGTCCGACGTGCGGCCCGGTCAGGCGAAACAGGCCGTCGAGCCGCTCGACACCCCCTCCGAGGAGAACGCCATCCGGTTCCTCGAGCAGGCCACCTTCGGCCCGCGCCTCGCCAATGGCGTGAGTCCCCTGCCCCTCGACACCGTGGAGCGCGTGCGCTCCGTCGGCATCACGCAGTCCATCACCGACCAGCTCAACGCCACCCGCTCCACGTTCGACGGCACGACGACGAGCAAGGACCTGGGCTCGCAGTTCTTCACCCACGCCGTCACGGGGAAGGATCAACTCCGGCTGCGCGTGGCGTTCGCGCTGAGCCAGATCTTCGTCGTCTCGCAGAGTGGCATCCCCGACTTCCAGTCCACACCCGAGTCGGAGCCCAAGGTCGCGATGGCGGGGTACCTCAACCTGCTGTCCACGCAGGCCTTCGGCAACTTCCGCCAGCTGCTGGAGACGGTCACCCTCCATCCGGCCATGGGGAACTACCTCGACATGGTGAACAACCGGGCGTTCAACACGTCCGGCAAGCCCATCGAGCCGAACGAGAACTACGCGCGGGAGATGCTCCAGCTCTTCACCCTGGGCCTCTTCAAGCTGAACGAGGACGGCACCGAGAAGGTCGACGCCACGGGTGCGCCCATCCCCGCGTACACCGAGGCCCAGGTCCAGGCCTTCGCACGCGCCCTCTCCGGGTGGACCTATGGCAATGCGGCCGGGTGCCCGACCGTGGGCCGCAACAACACGGCCAACTTCACGCTGCCGATGATTGGCTGCGACGTGAACCATGACACCACCTCGAAGACGCTCCTCCGGGGCGCGGTGACGACCGCGGGCGGGAGCGCCACGCTCCACCTCAAGGAGGCGCTCGACAACGTCTTCGCCGACCCGAACCTCCCGCCGTTCATCTGCAAGCAGCTCATCCAGCACCTCGTCACCAGCAACCCGACGCCCGCGTACGTCCAGCGGGTGGTGAACGTCTTCAAGAACAATGGCTCGGGCGTGCGCGGAGACCTGCGCGCGGTGGTGCGCAAGATTCTCGAGGACGACGAGGCGCGCGGCCCGCAAGCGCCGCTGGGACAGTACGCCACCTATGGGCACCTCCGGCCGCCCGCGCTGTACATCACCTCGCTCGTCCGGTGGTTGAACGGGACGCTCGACACGGCGGAGGGCAAGGATCCGGGCGCGAAGCTCAACGCGTGGAGCCGCGCGCTCGGCCAGTACGTGCCCCGGCCGCCCTCGGTCTTCAGCTACTACCCGCCCAACGCACCGGCGCCCGGTGCGAGCGGACTGCTCGGCCCCGAGTTCGCCATCCTCGACACCGCGACGGTCGCCGCGCGCGCCAACGTCGTGCACGAGCTGCTCTTCTCGACCGCCCCCGCCACCGCGGGCGTCATCGTCAACCTGGACACGCTCCCGTCCGACCCGAACGACCTGGTCCTCTGGCTCAGCCGTTACTGGCTGCACGACACGATGTCCTCGGAGCTCCAGCTCGCCATCTACGGCGCCATCACCGACACGCGCGCCAGCACCGTGGCCCAGAAGAAGAAGCTCGCCGTCTACCTCACGTCGCTCTCCCCCGAATTCCAGATCCAGAGGTGA
- a CDS encoding GlxA family transcriptional regulator, with product MHVVAIVALDGVVPFDLSIPCEVFQRVRLPGGRAGYQVRVCGVTPDVSAGAFILRTHSGLEELARADTIILPGIADLNAPIPEELPRAVRSAAAKGARVASICSGAFLLAATGLLDGRRATTHWLATDELARRHPEIQVDPDVLYVDEGQFLTSAGAAAGLDLCLHMVRLDHGAAVAADAARLAVMPLERDGGQSQFIVHAPPAPDGSSLEPLLRWLEERLHEPLRLEDIARHAALSVRTLNRRFREQMGTTPLQWLLRARVRRAQLLLETTGHSVEVIAERAGFGSATAFRDHFQRFVTTSPQAYRRAFRSAPVSH from the coding sequence ATGCACGTCGTGGCCATCGTCGCGCTGGACGGAGTCGTCCCGTTCGATCTGTCGATCCCCTGTGAAGTGTTCCAGCGTGTCCGGCTTCCAGGGGGCCGAGCCGGCTACCAGGTCCGCGTCTGCGGAGTGACGCCCGACGTGAGCGCCGGAGCATTCATCCTCCGGACCCACTCGGGTCTGGAGGAACTGGCGCGAGCGGACACCATCATCCTCCCCGGCATCGCGGACCTGAACGCCCCCATTCCGGAGGAGCTCCCGCGAGCGGTTCGCTCGGCGGCGGCCAAGGGGGCTCGCGTGGCCTCCATCTGCTCCGGGGCCTTCCTGCTCGCCGCGACCGGGCTGCTCGATGGGCGGCGTGCCACGACCCATTGGCTGGCGACGGACGAGCTGGCGCGCCGCCATCCGGAGATCCAGGTCGACCCGGACGTCTTGTACGTCGATGAGGGGCAGTTCTTGACGTCGGCGGGCGCCGCGGCGGGGCTCGATCTCTGTCTGCACATGGTGCGGCTCGACCATGGCGCCGCGGTGGCGGCGGATGCGGCCCGGCTCGCGGTGATGCCGCTCGAACGCGACGGGGGGCAGTCGCAGTTCATCGTGCACGCACCGCCCGCCCCGGACGGCTCGTCGCTCGAGCCGCTCCTGCGCTGGCTCGAGGAACGCCTCCACGAGCCGCTCAGACTCGAGGACATCGCGCGCCACGCGGCGCTGAGCGTGCGCACGCTCAACCGTCGCTTCCGTGAGCAGATGGGCACCACTCCCCTCCAGTGGCTCCTCCGTGCCCGCGTGCGCCGCGCCCAGCTCCTGCTCGAGACGACGGGCCACTCCGTGGAGGTCATCGCGGAGCGGGCCGGCTTCGGCTCCGCGACCGCCTTTCGGGATCACTTCCAGCGGTTCGTGACCACGAGCCCGCAGGCCTACCGTCGCGCGTTCCGCTCCGCTCCGGTCAGCCACTGA
- a CDS encoding restriction endonuclease fold toxin 5 domain-containing protein: protein MAKEHRSPGAGEGGGKQLKAWRSSRGRPWWASGVLALAFLALQAACAKGYPMGGTLAGGTARHWGRAQRVSPGTEGRAGGARAVAMARPDAPGGKGSEGAEASEAEGDESARWPRRQARRPSKTGEQEDLEGKGVGWRDGVGDGRPHEVPVTLDYFQGFLVQAGVPTSAVPGDGRTLAPQQAVELVPHLLATPVTLGNFGLRRMAAHLLLEVATGGIPVSRDELHARMRRFSHLLVLRPDGYLVKTTSGVAVQKAGQVVLAEDGTLRAGRFEVGPFYAIDGGRLFPVDAKLEVPEGARPVGIYEPDDNAGLAVAEGTVLAVVDLVEGLYRLVFYTGETLEGLAQLPGAVRQLYESSPLLWEEFRHKPYAEKVRTVSRLTMGVVLTVGTSGAGAAKAASWGGNLASVTVPLLSLSGDGLLAVRLVAVPAGAAVSVAGNALSATYVLHMANTGARGAGGGGGWPPVGGPGQWVEDTSSMSEQARSYQAQVTGAPRRWCYRVCRGGDCVDYDGYDPKTGILLESKAREYDKWFDKDLRPQWNYQGLKDMISQAQRQVRFARGMRVRWHVAEERMVAVLRKHFDAEGLQTVEVVYTRPVFSVVRGAAHE, encoded by the coding sequence ATGGCGAAGGAGCACCGGAGTCCTGGGGCGGGGGAGGGCGGCGGTAAGCAGCTCAAGGCCTGGCGGAGCTCGCGCGGCCGGCCCTGGTGGGCCTCCGGTGTGTTGGCGCTGGCGTTCCTCGCGCTGCAGGCGGCGTGTGCCAAGGGCTACCCGATGGGCGGGACGCTGGCAGGCGGCACCGCGCGCCACTGGGGACGCGCTCAGCGGGTGAGCCCAGGTACGGAGGGTCGCGCTGGCGGGGCCCGGGCGGTGGCCATGGCGAGACCCGATGCGCCTGGCGGCAAAGGTTCCGAGGGGGCGGAGGCGAGCGAGGCCGAGGGTGACGAATCGGCCAGGTGGCCGCGGCGCCAGGCCCGCCGCCCGAGCAAGACGGGTGAGCAGGAGGACTTGGAGGGGAAGGGTGTTGGGTGGCGAGATGGGGTAGGGGACGGCCGACCCCATGAGGTGCCCGTTACCCTCGACTACTTCCAGGGCTTCCTCGTGCAGGCTGGGGTGCCCACCTCCGCTGTGCCCGGGGATGGGCGCACGTTGGCGCCGCAGCAGGCGGTGGAGTTGGTGCCGCACTTGCTGGCCACGCCAGTGACGCTGGGGAACTTCGGACTGCGCCGTATGGCAGCCCACCTGCTCCTGGAAGTGGCGACGGGAGGAATCCCGGTCTCACGCGACGAGCTGCACGCGCGCATGCGGCGCTTCTCGCATCTGCTGGTCCTGCGGCCGGATGGCTACCTGGTGAAGACCACCTCGGGAGTGGCGGTGCAGAAGGCCGGCCAGGTGGTGCTGGCCGAGGATGGGACGCTGCGAGCCGGCCGGTTCGAGGTGGGCCCCTTCTACGCGATTGACGGCGGACGCCTCTTCCCGGTGGATGCAAAGCTCGAGGTGCCAGAGGGGGCTCGTCCAGTGGGTATCTATGAGCCGGACGACAACGCCGGGCTCGCGGTGGCCGAGGGCACCGTGCTGGCGGTCGTGGATCTGGTCGAGGGCCTCTACCGGCTCGTCTTCTACACGGGTGAGACGCTCGAGGGTCTGGCACAGCTTCCAGGCGCGGTGCGCCAGCTGTATGAGAGCTCGCCCCTGCTCTGGGAAGAGTTCCGCCACAAGCCCTACGCGGAGAAGGTGCGCACCGTGTCGCGGCTCACCATGGGGGTGGTGCTGACGGTGGGGACCTCGGGAGCGGGCGCCGCGAAGGCGGCCTCCTGGGGCGGCAATCTCGCAAGCGTGACCGTCCCACTGCTGTCGCTCTCGGGGGATGGGCTCCTGGCGGTGCGCCTGGTGGCGGTGCCCGCAGGAGCCGCTGTCTCCGTGGCGGGCAATGCGCTGAGCGCCACCTATGTGCTGCACATGGCCAACACCGGCGCCCGGGGCGCGGGAGGCGGTGGCGGGTGGCCTCCAGTGGGCGGACCCGGGCAGTGGGTGGAGGACACCTCCAGCATGTCCGAGCAGGCCCGGTCCTACCAGGCCCAGGTGACGGGCGCACCCAGGCGTTGGTGCTACAGAGTCTGCCGTGGTGGCGACTGCGTGGATTATGACGGGTATGACCCCAAGACAGGCATCCTGCTCGAGAGCAAGGCCCGCGAGTACGACAAGTGGTTCGACAAGGACCTGAGACCTCAGTGGAACTACCAGGGACTCAAAGACATGATCTCGCAGGCTCAGCGGCAGGTCCGGTTCGCGCGAGGAATGCGTGTTCGGTGGCACGTCGCGGAGGAACGGATGGTCGCTGTTCTCCGGAAGCATTTCGATGCCGAAGGACTGCAAACGGTCGAAGTCGTCTACACCCGTCCAGTGTTCAGTGTCGTGAGGGGCGCCGCGCATGAGTGA